A region from the Halomarina litorea genome encodes:
- a CDS encoding halocyanin domain-containing protein — MTVTTSTRRQFLATTAGTAVGASVLTDSVGAQSGGVDLSEWFANTDGVSEVVDKRGESQVVVEVGAQGNGGAVAFAPAAVRVDPGTTVVWEWTGDGGTHNVVAKDGSFESEYQNAAGATFEYTPESTGVLRYVCAPHEAMGMKGALLVGDVAVSLGAGTQPTPESEPTETFDGWLEGTDNYDGVVDARGQDRVTVEVGAEGNGGQFAFAPAAVRVDPGTTVVWEWVGDKRYDVVDTDLEFRSEAVSGAGHRFAVEFDGRGWSTYECSEYGHLGMRGVIVVGDGPDAVISRTGLAVGGGLTAVLFAPMFYALGLHIRDTTRSDSGPE, encoded by the coding sequence ATGACCGTCACCACCAGCACTCGACGGCAGTTCCTCGCCACGACGGCGGGCACGGCGGTCGGCGCCAGCGTCCTCACCGACTCAGTCGGGGCCCAGTCGGGCGGCGTGGACCTCTCGGAGTGGTTCGCGAACACCGACGGCGTAAGCGAGGTCGTCGACAAACGCGGCGAGTCCCAGGTGGTCGTCGAGGTGGGCGCGCAGGGTAACGGCGGTGCGGTCGCGTTCGCTCCGGCGGCGGTCCGTGTCGACCCCGGCACGACCGTCGTCTGGGAGTGGACGGGCGACGGCGGCACGCACAACGTCGTCGCGAAGGACGGCTCGTTCGAGTCAGAGTACCAGAACGCCGCGGGTGCCACCTTCGAGTACACACCAGAGTCGACCGGCGTACTCCGGTATGTCTGTGCGCCCCACGAAGCGATGGGGATGAAGGGCGCACTCCTCGTCGGCGACGTCGCCGTCTCCCTCGGCGCGGGTACGCAACCGACACCGGAGTCCGAACCGACAGAGACGTTCGACGGATGGCTCGAAGGGACGGACAACTACGACGGCGTCGTCGACGCCCGGGGACAGGACCGCGTGACCGTCGAGGTCGGTGCGGAGGGCAACGGCGGCCAGTTCGCGTTCGCCCCGGCAGCAGTCCGTGTCGACCCCGGCACGACCGTCGTCTGGGAGTGGGTTGGGGACAAGCGCTACGACGTTGTCGATACCGACCTCGAGTTCCGCAGCGAGGCCGTTTCCGGCGCGGGCCACCGCTTCGCCGTCGAGTTCGACGGCCGAGGCTGGAGCACCTACGAGTGCTCTGAGTACGGCCACCTCGGGATGCGTGGTGTAATCGTGGTCGGCGACGGCCCTGACGCGGTCATCTCGCGGACAGGACTGGCCGTCGGCGGTGGCCTGACGGCTGTGCTGTTCGCCCCGATGTTCTACGCACTCGGACTCCACATCAGGGATACGACTCGGTCCGATTCGGGACCGGAGTGA
- a CDS encoding DoxX family protein, translating to MTPNPTANTFESRLGGITVTGRAHSLSAWFVLALRLTIGFAFLYSGVDKVLNGFAAGGYLNNVAATNGNPLAGLFAWMGSTPWFVDIVNVAVPYGEVAIGLGIMVGLMTRLAAFFGASMMLLFYFGNWDMAHGFINSDFMYMLVFLAVAAFGAGRILGLDTIVERYELGGQPLVEKYPALSYVLG from the coding sequence ATGACCCCCAACCCGACTGCCAACACGTTCGAAAGCCGCCTCGGTGGCATCACCGTCACCGGCCGCGCGCACAGCCTCAGCGCCTGGTTCGTCCTCGCGCTCCGCCTGACCATCGGGTTCGCGTTCCTCTACTCCGGCGTGGACAAGGTCCTCAACGGCTTCGCCGCTGGTGGGTACCTGAACAACGTCGCCGCGACCAACGGCAACCCCCTCGCCGGGCTGTTCGCGTGGATGGGCTCGACACCGTGGTTCGTCGACATCGTCAACGTCGCCGTCCCCTACGGTGAAGTCGCCATCGGCCTCGGCATCATGGTCGGCCTCATGACCCGCCTCGCGGCGTTCTTCGGCGCCAGTATGATGCTGTTGTTCTACTTCGGCAACTGGGACATGGCCCACGGCTTCATCAACTCGGACTTCATGTACATGCTGGTGTTCCTCGCCGTCGCCGCCTTCGGTGCGGGCCGCATCCTCGGCCTCGACACCATCGTCGAACGATACGAACTCGGCGGGCAACCCCTCGTCGAGAAGTACCCCGCCCTCAGCTACGTCCTCGGCTGA
- a CDS encoding polysaccharide deacetylase family protein, with product MGGTITASLGSWWGAEAVGPDIYQAAYDAIDNSEADYQLNPVLQQQSRELVAKSGTLVDDFANPDQWKVLAGALTPETDETHGQGPAIRLTTEDDPAVLIERAFDEPLDITQQNLSMWFRHTTQNTPVVRVRLLAPDRDNQVIISQYTDGHLTEFWRAMEWGPTGEVGDPNLQQIERVQLEISTDATNETPQVEPVVLDDIWSTPNYRTGSAMIIFDDGRASIENAYEEMGKRNMPGAIAVIPWLLNAPSQITREQLDEWTTAGWDAVAHPQVEKPLPAYSPDEQRRLIRRTKSWLVANGFTEGANHIVTPFGIANKQTLSIIADYHATNYVGEGLLSGTPPRDPLTMERVNVDRSEQAKAQIRRAATYNQLVILTVHTVGNPKDDRISTPKFVELLDLIEELELNVTTPTRYWSEVLSGTP from the coding sequence ATGGGCGGAACTATCACCGCGAGCCTTGGGTCGTGGTGGGGGGCCGAAGCGGTCGGCCCTGACATCTACCAAGCCGCCTATGACGCGATAGATAACTCCGAGGCAGATTACCAGCTCAATCCGGTCTTACAACAGCAGAGTCGCGAGCTCGTCGCGAAGAGCGGAACGCTCGTCGACGACTTCGCAAATCCTGACCAGTGGAAGGTGCTGGCAGGTGCACTCACTCCCGAGACCGATGAGACACATGGGCAAGGACCAGCCATTCGCCTCACGACGGAGGACGACCCGGCAGTTCTTATCGAACGAGCGTTCGACGAGCCACTCGACATCACTCAGCAGAACCTCTCGATGTGGTTCCGCCACACCACGCAGAACACACCAGTCGTCCGCGTCCGCTTACTAGCGCCGGACAGAGACAATCAGGTCATCATCTCACAGTACACCGACGGACACCTCACCGAGTTCTGGCGAGCGATGGAGTGGGGACCAACTGGTGAAGTTGGTGACCCGAATCTCCAGCAGATAGAGCGGGTGCAACTCGAGATCTCTACCGACGCGACCAACGAGACGCCACAGGTTGAACCAGTGGTGCTCGACGACATCTGGAGTACGCCGAATTACCGCACGGGGAGTGCGATGATTATCTTCGACGACGGCCGTGCCTCTATCGAGAACGCCTACGAGGAGATGGGTAAGCGCAACATGCCTGGGGCGATTGCGGTCATCCCCTGGCTGTTGAATGCGCCGAGTCAAATTACTCGTGAACAACTCGATGAGTGGACCACAGCTGGCTGGGACGCCGTTGCTCACCCGCAAGTCGAGAAGCCACTCCCAGCGTATTCGCCCGACGAGCAGCGACGACTCATCCGGCGGACGAAGTCATGGCTTGTCGCCAATGGCTTCACCGAGGGCGCAAACCACATTGTAACACCGTTCGGCATCGCCAACAAGCAGACGCTGTCGATTATCGCCGACTACCACGCGACCAACTATGTCGGTGAAGGTCTCTTGAGTGGGACCCCGCCCCGTGATCCACTAACGATGGAGCGAGTCAATGTCGATAGGTCCGAACAAGCGAAAGCACAGATTCGACGCGCAGCCACATACAATCAGTTGGTTATCCTCACGGTCCACACGGTCGGCAATCCGAAAGACGACCGTATCTCGACGCCCAAATTCGTCGAGTTGCTTGACCTCATCGAGGAACTAGAGCTCAATGTGACGACCCCGACGCGGTATTGGTCGGAGGTTCTATCGGGCACTCCCTGA
- a CDS encoding Zn-dependent hydrolase: MATTVDIDADRFRESFEAYSAIGATDAGGLHRLALTDEDREARDLLAEDLDDLGLTVRVDELGNTFARRPGRDPDAAPVLVGSHLDSQPNGGRFDGQLGVLTALETLRAFEDAGVETDRPVELVNWTNEEGSRFQQAMLGSSVAVGATDLADALAMEDAEGVTVGEALERIGYDGDESPTIDPGDVHAYLELHVEQGPKLESSGDSVGVVDGVFGLSWMEVRVEGQANHAGPTAMHDRQDALVAATTAAGEIHDLPNRLSEDAVATVGRMDVSPNSINVVPDEVTFTVDVRSYDERVVAAAPDAVEFEVATACEREGTTYEFDRLWSIDPLTFSPVVRDAVAAGAEAAGASHRRLVSGAGHDANYMAQVTESGMLFVPSVDGITHAESEFTEWADCVAGAEAFANATLGLATE; the protein is encoded by the coding sequence ATGGCCACGACCGTCGACATCGACGCCGACCGGTTCCGCGAGTCGTTCGAGGCGTACTCCGCCATCGGCGCGACCGACGCGGGCGGACTGCACCGACTGGCGCTGACCGACGAGGACCGCGAGGCGCGCGACCTGTTGGCAGAGGACCTTGACGACCTCGGCCTGACCGTCCGGGTGGACGAACTCGGGAACACGTTCGCCCGCCGGCCCGGGCGGGACCCCGACGCCGCGCCGGTCCTCGTCGGGAGCCACCTCGACTCACAGCCGAACGGCGGGCGCTTCGACGGCCAGTTGGGCGTGCTGACGGCGCTGGAGACCCTGCGGGCGTTCGAGGACGCAGGCGTCGAGACGGACCGGCCCGTCGAACTCGTCAACTGGACGAACGAGGAGGGGTCGCGCTTCCAGCAGGCGATGCTCGGGTCGAGCGTCGCCGTGGGCGCGACAGACCTCGCGGACGCCCTCGCCATGGAGGACGCCGAGGGCGTCACCGTCGGCGAGGCGCTGGAACGTATCGGGTACGACGGCGACGAGTCGCCCACCATCGACCCCGGCGACGTCCACGCCTATCTCGAACTCCACGTCGAACAGGGACCGAAACTGGAGTCGAGCGGCGACAGCGTCGGCGTCGTCGACGGCGTCTTCGGCCTCTCGTGGATGGAGGTGCGGGTGGAGGGACAGGCGAACCACGCGGGACCGACCGCGATGCACGACCGGCAGGACGCCCTCGTGGCCGCGACGACGGCCGCGGGCGAGATACACGACCTGCCGAACCGACTCTCGGAGGACGCCGTCGCCACCGTCGGCCGGATGGACGTCTCGCCGAACTCCATCAACGTCGTCCCCGACGAGGTGACGTTCACCGTCGACGTGCGCTCGTACGACGAGAGGGTGGTCGCCGCCGCCCCCGACGCCGTCGAGTTCGAGGTGGCGACGGCCTGCGAGCGCGAGGGGACGACCTACGAGTTCGACCGCCTCTGGTCCATCGACCCGCTGACGTTCTCGCCGGTGGTCCGCGACGCGGTGGCGGCGGGGGCCGAAGCCGCGGGCGCGTCCCACCGACGCCTCGTGAGTGGAGCGGGCCACGACGCGAACTACATGGCGCAGGTGACGGAGTCGGGGATGCTGTTCGTCCCGAGCGTCGACGGCATCACCCACGCCGAGTCGGAGTTCACCGAGTGGGCCGACTGCGTCGCGGGCGCGGAGGCGTTCGCCAACGCGACGCTGGGACTGGCGACGGAGTAG
- a CDS encoding class I adenylate-forming enzyme family protein yields MKVEMRTTDFLDRALDLYDDVVGVVAHDGTEYTYAEFGERVNRLSNALADHGVEQGDRVALLAPNTHYFLETLYATNQLGAVFVPMNYRLIPEEFEYILNDCAADTVIADYDYAENIEAVRDSVPAENYIGYRADDIEGDWTDYEDLLADHSAEAPERPDISEDDDASINYTSGTTGDPKGVVRTHRTEHYHSLVLNQHHEIEDDDVYLWTLPMFHCNGWGHTYSITGTGGTHVCQRTFDAEGTFRRVREYDVSFLCGAPTVLNRLIQFHENNPDTVTTGDNEVRLATAGSAPPKASLEAIEDDIGWRIIHLYGLTETAPIITSSNSPRRLAEHGRELKTFQGAETLCTDVRVVDEDGNDVPRNNRAMGEIVVKGNQVMDRYLNKEEETHEAFNARKPGYFHTGDLATWNEDGMISIQDRKKDIIISGGENVSSIEVEDVLYDHPDIAKAAVIPTPSDEWGELVTALIVTKEGADLTAEDIEAFTREHLAAYKIPRRIEFVDDLPETATGKVQKYQLREEYWEDEERLVG; encoded by the coding sequence ATGAAGGTTGAGATGCGAACGACGGACTTCCTCGACCGGGCGCTCGACCTGTACGACGACGTCGTGGGAGTCGTCGCGCACGACGGGACCGAGTACACCTACGCCGAGTTCGGCGAGCGGGTCAACCGACTGTCGAACGCACTGGCCGACCACGGCGTCGAACAGGGCGACAGGGTGGCGTTGCTCGCGCCGAACACCCACTACTTCCTGGAGACGCTGTACGCGACGAACCAACTGGGTGCGGTGTTCGTGCCGATGAACTACCGCCTCATCCCCGAGGAGTTCGAGTACATCCTCAACGACTGTGCGGCGGACACGGTCATCGCCGACTACGACTACGCCGAGAACATCGAGGCGGTCCGCGATTCGGTGCCCGCAGAGAACTACATCGGCTACCGGGCCGACGACATCGAGGGCGACTGGACGGACTACGAGGACCTCCTCGCGGACCACTCCGCCGAGGCGCCCGAACGGCCCGATATCTCCGAGGACGACGACGCGTCCATCAACTACACCTCCGGGACGACAGGCGACCCGAAGGGCGTCGTCCGGACCCACCGGACGGAGCACTACCACTCGCTCGTGCTCAACCAGCACCACGAGATAGAGGACGACGACGTCTACCTCTGGACGCTGCCGATGTTCCACTGCAACGGCTGGGGGCACACCTACTCCATCACGGGGACGGGCGGCACCCACGTCTGCCAGCGCACCTTCGACGCCGAGGGCACGTTCCGGCGGGTGCGGGAGTACGACGTGTCGTTCCTCTGTGGCGCGCCCACTGTCCTCAACCGCCTCATCCAGTTCCACGAGAACAACCCGGACACCGTGACGACCGGCGACAACGAGGTGCGCCTCGCCACCGCCGGGAGCGCACCGCCGAAGGCCTCCCTCGAAGCCATCGAGGACGACATCGGGTGGCGCATCATCCACCTCTACGGCCTGACCGAGACGGCCCCCATCATCACCTCCTCGAACTCCCCCCGGCGACTGGCCGAACACGGTCGCGAACTCAAGACGTTCCAGGGTGCGGAGACGCTCTGTACCGACGTGCGCGTCGTCGACGAGGACGGCAACGACGTGCCCCGGAACAACCGCGCGATGGGCGAAATCGTCGTCAAGGGCAACCAGGTGATGGACCGCTACCTCAACAAGGAAGAGGAGACCCACGAGGCGTTCAACGCCCGCAAGCCGGGGTACTTCCACACCGGTGACCTCGCGACGTGGAACGAGGACGGGATGATATCCATCCAGGACCGCAAGAAGGACATCATCATCTCCGGCGGGGAGAACGTCTCCTCCATCGAGGTGGAGGACGTCCTCTACGACCACCCCGACATCGCGAAGGCCGCGGTCATCCCCACCCCGAGCGACGAGTGGGGCGAACTCGTGACGGCCCTCATCGTCACCAAGGAGGGTGCGGACCTCACCGCCGAGGACATCGAGGCGTTCACGCGCGAACACCTCGCGGCGTACAAGATTCCCCGCCGGATCGAGTTCGTCGACGACCTGCCCGAGACGGCCACCGGCAAGGTCCAGAAGTACCAGCTCAGGGAGGAGTACTGGGAGGACGAGGAGCGCCTCGTCGGCTGA
- a CDS encoding multicopper oxidase domain-containing protein encodes MTNSIGAPGTGISRRQFLAATGSAGLFATAGCTTLSEPTASVVDLGGTTGVQSNLPPTGRPEVVDLDERGHEVTIKSVMARHAIHPGETMGGPVNLPVVWAFQADDGTPSVPGPILRCTEGAELKITLDNTEMQVPHTLHFHGVRKTWENDGVPTTTGITVNPGETHTYTIPANVAGTHLYHCHYQTPMHMDMGMYGILRVDPEGYEEADKEYFMTAKEWDTRLSRQHGGQNVQYDLTNRRADAFTLNGKAAPATLHPETGSPIIVESGDTVRVHWVNAGFMSHPLHVHNHRFRVVEKDGSPMPEALQFEQDVLNIAPAERYTVEFEADADPGIYLMHCHKVDHVRNGSSYPGGMLSAVVYTEAMDTDIFRTLMDYAGYEA; translated from the coding sequence ATGACGAACTCGATTGGCGCCCCTGGAACCGGAATCTCCCGTCGACAGTTCCTCGCCGCGACCGGCAGTGCCGGCCTCTTCGCGACCGCAGGATGCACGACGCTCTCCGAGCCCACGGCGAGCGTCGTCGATCTCGGCGGTACGACCGGGGTTCAGTCGAACCTCCCCCCGACCGGCCGCCCGGAAGTGGTCGACCTCGACGAACGCGGCCACGAGGTCACGATCAAGTCGGTGATGGCGCGTCACGCTATCCACCCCGGCGAGACGATGGGTGGGCCGGTTAACTTGCCCGTCGTCTGGGCGTTCCAGGCCGACGACGGCACGCCGAGCGTGCCCGGGCCCATCCTCCGGTGTACCGAGGGAGCCGAACTGAAGATCACCCTCGACAACACCGAGATGCAGGTCCCACACACGCTGCACTTCCACGGCGTGCGCAAGACGTGGGAGAACGACGGCGTCCCGACGACGACTGGTATCACCGTCAACCCCGGCGAGACACACACCTACACGATTCCCGCGAACGTCGCCGGGACGCACCTGTATCACTGCCACTACCAGACGCCGATGCACATGGACATGGGGATGTACGGCATCCTCCGGGTCGACCCCGAGGGCTACGAGGAGGCCGACAAGGAGTACTTCATGACGGCGAAGGAGTGGGATACGCGTCTCTCCCGCCAGCACGGCGGCCAGAACGTCCAGTACGACCTGACGAATCGTCGTGCCGACGCGTTCACGCTCAACGGGAAGGCCGCGCCCGCGACACTCCACCCCGAGACGGGCTCGCCGATTATCGTCGAATCGGGTGACACCGTCCGCGTCCACTGGGTCAACGCGGGGTTCATGAGCCACCCGCTGCACGTCCACAACCACCGCTTCCGGGTCGTCGAGAAGGACGGCAGCCCGATGCCCGAAGCCCTCCAGTTCGAACAGGACGTGTTGAACATCGCGCCCGCGGAACGCTACACCGTCGAGTTCGAGGCCGACGCCGACCCCGGCATCTACCTCATGCACTGCCACAAGGTCGACCACGTCCGTAACGGCTCGTCGTACCCCGGCGGGATGCTCAGCGCCGTCGTCTACACGGAAGCGATGGACACGGACATCTTCCGGACGTTGATGGACTACGCGGGCTACGAGGCCTGA
- a CDS encoding glycosyltransferase family 2 protein, whose translation MRRENATDRRQLIAVSIATIFSLTLLLYVLDWQVVIVCAAVAVLGFIYQVGTATIQERWPRATTPIPVWGVLFIAGILLFMYLYAVSGIRNPVSYVLAYALTFVFFDVWFVLPLAWLHAAESHDDSSALPDPAPPVAVLVPAYNEEQYIGRCVESLAKTTYPGEVEIVVIDDGSTDGTYEEALAIDSDRMRILQKENGGKFSALNYGLEHTTAELILTVDADSLVAEDAIGKMVAKLVESPDVGAVAGTVRLLTRESFLEKLQSLEYVFGINSFRRAFDIWGAVNVVPGCLGGFRRTALEEAGGYAGDTLTEDFEITVQILRHGWQVRASNATVYTEAPDTLRSLYKQRLRWRRGTVQTLLKHRDVLFAPQIDNFTSIVYPYMMFSRLLLPFPSLVALGVLVHLYLIEAYVFLVALIVSFLLLQTFAILFVLLLDDETLLLIGFVPIYATFFKYFIDIVTLKAMFEVATLSDLSWTTADRQRQRQPTAQTEQTGGRGD comes from the coding sequence ATGAGAAGAGAAAACGCTACTGACCGAAGACAGCTTATTGCTGTATCAATTGCAACTATTTTCTCGCTGACGCTCTTGCTGTATGTTCTTGATTGGCAAGTCGTCATCGTCTGTGCCGCCGTCGCAGTCCTGGGATTCATCTATCAAGTGGGTACAGCGACGATTCAAGAGCGCTGGCCTAGGGCGACGACACCAATCCCTGTCTGGGGGGTGTTGTTCATCGCAGGCATTCTGCTATTCATGTACCTCTATGCCGTCAGTGGGATTCGAAACCCCGTGAGCTACGTTCTTGCGTACGCACTCACGTTCGTCTTCTTCGACGTGTGGTTCGTCCTACCACTGGCGTGGCTCCATGCCGCCGAATCACACGACGATTCGAGTGCACTCCCCGACCCAGCACCGCCCGTGGCGGTGCTCGTCCCCGCGTACAACGAAGAGCAGTATATCGGTCGCTGTGTCGAGAGTCTCGCCAAGACAACGTATCCTGGCGAGGTCGAAATCGTTGTCATCGACGATGGGAGTACTGATGGAACGTACGAGGAAGCACTGGCCATCGACAGCGACCGCATGCGCATCCTTCAGAAAGAGAACGGTGGGAAGTTCTCGGCACTGAATTACGGGCTGGAACACACAACAGCAGAACTCATCCTGACTGTCGATGCGGACTCACTGGTTGCAGAGGATGCCATCGGGAAAATGGTCGCAAAGCTCGTCGAGAGCCCTGACGTTGGTGCTGTCGCCGGCACCGTCCGATTGCTGACTCGCGAGTCATTCCTCGAAAAACTCCAGTCGCTGGAGTACGTCTTCGGTATCAATTCGTTCCGTCGAGCGTTCGATATCTGGGGCGCAGTCAATGTTGTCCCCGGGTGTCTCGGTGGCTTCCGCCGCACGGCACTCGAAGAGGCTGGTGGATACGCCGGTGATACGCTCACGGAAGACTTCGAAATCACCGTACAGATTCTCCGCCACGGCTGGCAGGTCCGAGCGTCCAATGCGACCGTCTACACGGAAGCACCGGATACACTTCGGAGCCTCTACAAGCAACGGCTTCGCTGGCGGCGCGGAACCGTCCAGACGCTTCTCAAACACCGCGATGTGCTGTTCGCCCCGCAGATAGACAACTTCACGAGCATCGTCTACCCGTACATGATGTTCTCACGGCTGTTGTTGCCATTCCCGAGTCTCGTCGCACTGGGCGTCCTCGTCCACCTCTATCTCATCGAAGCGTACGTGTTTTTAGTCGCACTCATCGTCTCCTTCCTGTTGCTGCAGACGTTCGCTATCCTGTTCGTGCTACTTCTCGACGATGAAACCTTGCTCCTCATCGGCTTCGTGCCAATATATGCGACGTTCTTCAAGTACTTCATCGACATCGTCACCCTCAAAGCGATGTTCGAGGTGGCCACACTGAGCGACCTGTCGTGGACAACGGCCGACCGACAGCGCCAACGCCAGCCCACCGCACAGACCGAGCAGACAGGTGGTCGCGGTGACTGA
- a CDS encoding winged helix-turn-helix domain-containing protein, with protein MPRCELLDMANAWPRTDTPALQDVLDALDDPVCRDLVKHLEGTATASDLSERAGVPLSTTYRKLDRLEEASLLTTRTEIRRDGHHTSHYRVDFERVAVALDEHREFEVSVERPPRGADERLASLWSEVRKET; from the coding sequence ATGCCACGCTGCGAACTCCTCGATATGGCGAACGCGTGGCCCCGAACGGACACGCCGGCTCTCCAGGACGTCCTCGACGCACTCGACGATCCGGTGTGTCGAGATCTCGTCAAACACCTCGAGGGAACCGCGACCGCGAGCGACCTGTCGGAGCGTGCGGGCGTCCCTCTATCGACGACCTACAGGAAGCTCGACCGCCTCGAGGAGGCGTCGCTGTTGACGACCCGGACGGAAATTCGTCGCGACGGTCATCACACGAGCCACTACCGGGTGGATTTCGAGCGGGTCGCCGTCGCCCTCGACGAGCATCGCGAGTTCGAGGTGTCCGTCGAGCGCCCGCCACGGGGCGCCGACGAGCGCCTCGCGTCGCTCTGGTCGGAGGTTCGAAAGGAAACATGA
- a CDS encoding aminotransferase family protein, protein MSGQQPTGRSAAGSRTLTHWYDPEREPLDIVDGDGSYVTTADGEEYLDFIAQLYCVNAGHGNRAIVEAIEAQLEKVQYVSAAKHNDARSELAERLVEVTPDSLTDVCFSVSGSEANELAAGFAREHTGGNKVLTRWRSYHGSTAGAGSFTGDPETRAPLERHAATTGAGKFLPPLPRAFGGVEDPQELADRAIEHLRFVIHNEGPDSIAAVLMEPVGGTSGAYPAPADYFQQLRDLCDEYGILLIADEVITGFGRCGDWFGVQGEGVDPDLLTFAKGVTSAYVPLAGVAVSADIAEEFREEGFPLGQTFSGHPVACAAGVAALDQYGEGGGLIENVREHAGHFESRVRELEAHDVVHDVHGRGYLWGVEFADPDTGEPFADPRVSDDHNPVDDVLAAASDGGVLLGSGRPNVQVICSPPLVAGPEEIDRGVDALDAAIEAVF, encoded by the coding sequence ATGTCAGGCCAGCAGCCCACGGGTCGGTCGGCCGCCGGGTCGCGGACCCTCACCCACTGGTACGACCCGGAGCGCGAACCGCTCGATATCGTGGACGGCGACGGCTCGTACGTCACGACCGCCGACGGCGAGGAGTATCTCGACTTCATCGCACAGCTCTACTGTGTCAACGCGGGCCACGGGAACCGCGCCATCGTCGAGGCAATCGAGGCCCAGTTGGAGAAGGTCCAGTACGTCTCCGCCGCGAAGCACAACGACGCCCGCTCGGAACTCGCCGAGCGACTGGTCGAGGTCACGCCCGACTCGCTCACGGACGTCTGTTTCTCCGTCTCGGGCAGCGAGGCGAACGAACTCGCCGCGGGGTTCGCCCGCGAGCACACGGGAGGGAACAAGGTCCTCACCCGCTGGCGCTCCTATCACGGGTCCACGGCGGGCGCGGGGTCGTTCACCGGCGACCCGGAGACGCGCGCGCCACTCGAACGCCACGCCGCGACGACGGGCGCGGGCAAGTTCCTCCCGCCCCTCCCGCGGGCGTTCGGCGGTGTCGAGGACCCGCAGGAACTCGCCGACAGGGCCATCGAGCATCTCCGGTTCGTGATTCACAACGAGGGGCCCGACAGCATCGCCGCCGTCCTCATGGAACCCGTCGGCGGGACCAGCGGGGCGTACCCCGCGCCCGCCGACTACTTTCAGCAGTTGCGGGACCTCTGTGACGAGTACGGCATCCTCCTGATAGCGGACGAGGTCATCACCGGGTTCGGCCGCTGTGGCGACTGGTTCGGCGTCCAGGGCGAGGGCGTCGACCCGGACCTGCTCACCTTCGCCAAGGGTGTCACCTCGGCGTACGTCCCGCTGGCGGGCGTCGCCGTGAGCGCTGACATCGCCGAGGAGTTCCGCGAGGAGGGATTCCCCCTCGGACAGACCTTCTCGGGACACCCCGTCGCCTGCGCCGCCGGTGTCGCCGCCCTCGACCAGTACGGCGAGGGCGGTGGCCTCATCGAGAACGTCCGGGAGCACGCCGGACACTTCGAGTCGCGCGTCCGCGAACTGGAGGCCCACGACGTGGTCCACGACGTCCACGGCCGGGGCTACCTCTGGGGCGTGGAGTTCGCCGATCCCGACACCGGAGAACCGTTCGCCGACCCGCGCGTCTCGGACGACCACAACCCCGTCGACGACGTCCTCGCGGCCGCCAGCGACGGTGGCGTCCTCCTCGGAAGCGGCCGGCCCAACGTGCAGGTCATCTGTTCGCCCCCGCTGGTCGCCGGTCCCGAGGAGATCGACCGGGGCGTGGACGCTCTCGACGCCGCCATCGAGGCGGTGTTCTGA
- a CDS encoding DUF7521 family protein: protein MTHVTTVLVALKTITLGLGGLITFFAYRAYRRTNAQALGALALGFAIVTFGALLAGAAHQAFGMNTDVVLVIESALTTAGFGVIVYSLYVE, encoded by the coding sequence ATGACGCACGTCACAACGGTCCTCGTCGCGCTGAAGACGATTACGCTGGGTCTCGGTGGCCTCATCACGTTCTTCGCCTATCGGGCCTATCGACGCACGAACGCACAGGCGCTTGGCGCTCTCGCACTCGGATTCGCTATCGTCACCTTCGGGGCACTGCTCGCAGGCGCCGCCCATCAGGCCTTCGGCATGAACACCGACGTCGTCCTCGTCATCGAGAGCGCACTCACGACAGCCGGCTTCGGCGTCATCGTCTACTCGCTGTACGTCGAGTAG
- a CDS encoding rhodanese-like domain-containing protein, with amino-acid sequence MSQSIEPADSGAITKGYEQILAEANEAIHTYPIEEAVERYEKGDAVFVDVLDAPELRKNGQISRPVVHASRGMLEFHPDPESPSFVEELGDGSGLVFRCAVSGRSALAVQCAQEMGLHNVASVAGGFDA; translated from the coding sequence GTGTCACAGTCCATCGAACCCGCCGACAGCGGCGCGATTACGAAGGGCTACGAGCAGATACTCGCGGAGGCGAACGAGGCGATTCACACGTATCCCATCGAGGAGGCCGTCGAGCGGTACGAGAAGGGCGACGCGGTGTTCGTCGACGTGCTCGACGCTCCGGAGCTCCGGAAGAACGGACAGATATCGCGTCCGGTGGTCCACGCCTCGCGCGGGATGCTGGAGTTCCACCCCGACCCCGAGAGCCCTTCCTTCGTCGAGGAACTCGGGGACGGGTCCGGACTCGTCTTCCGCTGTGCGGTCAGCGGACGCTCTGCGCTCGCGGTACAGTGCGCACAGGAGATGGGCCTGCACAACGTCGCCAGCGTCGCGGGCGGGTTCGACGCGTAG